The genomic stretch CAGGTCTTTATTCATATCCTCCGGCAGCTTGGTATTCTTTTTAATATCGGTAGATACAATCACATCATGCTCGGCCAAAGCTTCGACATTAATATCCTCATCAAAATATCCAAGGTCGGCCGCCAGATATTCAAGTTTTAGATTTTCTACCTGTTTTAACTTCTCCAATAATGGAAGCAGTACATTTACGTCATGCACATTGGCAGGTAAAATAATGGAGATTAACGGTATCGGCCCTTGTTTGGAATGACAGACGATAGTGTGCTTGCGGTAGCCGACAAAATATTTATTCATATTAGTCTTATTACGCATGGTGCCCACGGCGGCATCCGGGTCGGTGAATGTTTTTTCACAGGAACAATTCTCTTTATCATCGCAGTTACAGCGTTTTCTTTTCGGCCCGCCAACATTGGCAAATAATGGCCTGGAATCAACTGCAGAAATAACCGGGTTTAAAAATCCGTCAAGTTTTGATGCCTGGGCGATAATGTGGAACAGAATCTGATAAAAACGCTCGACACCCACTTTTGTTCTGAAATCGCTCATGCTGTTATGCGAAGGAATACGCTGTGAGCCAGCGACAGAAATAAAGTTTCGGTAACTTTGGTTTTGAGGCTCTTTCAGTTTGCGCTCCAGATCCCGGTATGAAGTGATTTCGGTTTTGGTAAAGTACAGGTAATGAGCTCGAAACATGGTTATTGGATTATGGGGATTGTGGCCACCTTTTTTATATAAAGGTGAAATAAGGTCATAGACAAACGAATCATCTACAAAATTTTAATATAGAGCCAATTGCGCTGTGCGGAAGCAAGCACAAATAGGTCGTTTTAGAGTATCAAACAAAACATTTTACCCCAACACAATCCAGGATTTGAGAGAGTTTTAGAAATAGGCGGGTGTTAAATAGCCAATATTGACCCCAAGGGAAGAAATTAGAGGGAAAAGTAGAAACAAAAAGCGAAGCGAAG from Calderihabitans maritimus encodes the following:
- a CDS encoding transposase, coding for MSPLYKKGGHNPHNPITMFRAHYLYFTKTEITSYRDLERKLKEPQNQSYRNFISVAGSQRIPSHNSMSDFRTKVGVERFYQILFHIIAQASKLDGFLNPVISAVDSRPLFANVGGPKRKRCNCDDKENCSCEKTFTDPDAAVGTMRNKTNMNKYFVGYRKHTIVCHSKQGPIPLISIILPANVHDVNVLLPLLEKLKQVENLKLEYLAADLGYFDEDINVEALAEHDVIVSTDIKKNTKLPEDMNKDLQFVCPQGHPLVWDGFDRKTLDVWFKGDENLCQSCLYNFTCDKYFHKNYLENPLINSPVPHGSKLHKELKKFRKQVDSTLP